One window of the Janthinobacterium sp. PAMC25594 genome contains the following:
- a CDS encoding molybdopterin-binding protein, producing the protein MAIGLIIIGDEILSGKRTDQHFPKVVSMLKQRGLQLSWAEYVGDEPARLVALLKRSFASGDIVFSFGGIGATPDDHTRQAAADALGLPLVLHPQGKVNIQQRITEMGAEAGVPADLNSPENLHRLKMAEFVEGAELIPNPYNKIAGFAVREHYFVPGFPVMSWPMIEWVLDTHYSHLFNQVPHAEHALLVYETAESLLTPLMVRLEAEFPLIKVFSLPSVGDAQTRRHIELGVKGEPAQAAAAFADMCAALDALQAEYTTI; encoded by the coding sequence ATGGCTATCGGATTGATCATCATCGGCGACGAAATCCTGTCGGGCAAGCGCACGGACCAGCATTTCCCGAAAGTAGTGAGCATGCTCAAGCAGCGTGGCTTGCAGCTGAGCTGGGCGGAATACGTGGGCGACGAACCGGCCCGCCTGGTCGCCTTGCTCAAGCGCAGCTTTGCCAGCGGCGACATCGTTTTCAGCTTTGGCGGCATCGGCGCCACGCCGGACGACCATACGCGCCAGGCGGCCGCCGATGCGCTGGGCTTGCCGTTGGTGCTGCATCCGCAGGGCAAGGTCAATATCCAGCAACGGATCACGGAAATGGGCGCTGAGGCGGGCGTGCCGGCCGATTTGAACTCGCCGGAAAACCTGCACCGCCTGAAAATGGCGGAATTTGTCGAAGGCGCCGAGCTGATTCCGAATCCGTACAACAAGATTGCCGGCTTTGCCGTGCGTGAACATTATTTCGTGCCGGGCTTTCCCGTCATGTCCTGGCCCATGATCGAATGGGTGCTGGACACGCATTACAGCCATTTGTTCAATCAGGTGCCGCATGCGGAACATGCCTTGCTCGTGTACGAAACGGCCGAATCCCTGCTGACGCCGCTGATGGTGCGCCTGGAGGCGGAGTTTCCGCTGATTAAGGTATTCAGCCTGCCCAGCGTGGGCGATGCGCAGACGCGCCGGCATATCGAACTGGGCGTGAAGGGCGAACCCGCGCAGGCGGCGGCCGCCTTTGCGGACATGTGCGCCGCACTCGATGCCTTGCAGGCGGAATACACCACCATCTGA
- a CDS encoding sterol desaturase family protein: MTAADIVSLVTPVIDAVVDAFGVAQGWLFQTVVNPLVYHLGFGEFTEEAFEGTEWLLIGLCELVLLFLVLRPLEALIPAQKITDPRARWNDFIYTVLHRVGLFSVLVFFTLDPLMDALAGALRFDNIHPLNLESLLPGISPLLSFIIYFVILDFVDYCYHRASHHFGWWWGLHSLHHSQQNMNLWSDDRNHLLDDFLRDVVMALVALGIGVPPGQYVLLVSISRILQSLQHANVRIHFGRIGERLLISPRFHRTHHAIGVGHESKGKGSMGGCNFGVVLPIWDMLLGTANFSAGYARTGVRDQLARIDSNGVGRPGRNYGRGFWQQQWLGLRRMVEFARLKRKGRR; the protein is encoded by the coding sequence ATGACCGCCGCCGACATCGTCAGCCTCGTCACGCCCGTCATCGACGCCGTGGTCGACGCCTTTGGCGTGGCGCAAGGCTGGCTGTTCCAGACTGTGGTGAACCCCCTCGTGTATCACCTGGGCTTTGGCGAATTCACGGAAGAGGCGTTCGAGGGCACGGAGTGGCTGCTGATCGGCCTGTGCGAACTGGTGCTGCTGTTTCTCGTGCTGCGCCCGCTCGAAGCCTTGATACCCGCGCAAAAGATCACCGACCCGCGCGCCCGCTGGAACGACTTTATTTATACAGTGCTGCACCGCGTCGGCCTGTTTTCCGTGCTGGTCTTCTTCACGCTCGATCCGCTGATGGATGCCTTGGCCGGTGCTTTGCGTTTCGACAATATCCATCCATTGAACCTGGAATCATTGTTGCCCGGCATCAGTCCCTTGCTTAGTTTTATCATTTATTTTGTGATACTGGACTTCGTCGATTATTGCTACCATCGGGCTTCGCACCATTTCGGCTGGTGGTGGGGCTTGCACAGCCTGCATCACAGCCAGCAAAACATGAACTTGTGGAGCGATGACCGCAACCACTTGCTCGATGACTTCCTGCGCGACGTGGTGATGGCGCTGGTGGCGCTCGGTATCGGCGTGCCGCCGGGCCAGTACGTGCTGCTGGTGTCGATTTCGCGCATTCTGCAAAGCTTGCAGCATGCGAATGTGAGGATACACTTCGGCCGCATCGGCGAACGGCTGCTGATCTCGCCCCGTTTCCACCGCACGCACCACGCGATTGGCGTGGGGCACGAGTCGAAAGGCAAGGGCAGCATGGGCGGTTGCAACTTCGGCGTGGTGCTGCCGATTTGGGATATGCTGCTGGGCACCGCGAATTTCTCGGCCGGCTATGCGCGCACGGGCGTGCGCGACCAGCTGGCCCGCATCGATAGCAATGGCGTGGGCCGGCCCGGGCGCAACTATGGCCGTGGCTTCTGGCAGCAGCAGTGGCTGGGCTTGCGCCGCATGGTGGAATTTGCAAGATTGAAACGAAAAGGACGCCGTTGA
- a CDS encoding FKBP-type peptidyl-prolyl cis-trans isomerase — MTTTTTASGLQYIDTVVGEGAEAQAGNNVVVHYTGWLQNDDGSAGSKFDSSKDRNDPFEFPLGAGRVIQGWDEGVQGMKVGGKRQLIIPAALGYGARGAGGAIPPNATLIFDVELLGV, encoded by the coding sequence ATGACCACCACCACTACCGCTTCCGGCCTGCAATACATCGATACCGTCGTCGGCGAAGGCGCTGAAGCGCAAGCCGGCAACAATGTTGTCGTGCATTACACGGGCTGGCTGCAAAACGACGACGGCAGCGCCGGTTCGAAATTTGATTCGAGCAAGGACCGCAACGACCCATTCGAATTCCCGCTGGGCGCAGGCCGCGTCATTCAAGGCTGGGACGAAGGCGTGCAAGGCATGAAAGTGGGCGGCAAGCGCCAACTGATCATCCCGGCAGCACTGGGCTATGGCGCACGCGGCGCCGGCGGCGCGATTCCACCGAACGCCACCCTGATTTTCGACGTCGAACTGCTGGGCGTATAA
- a CDS encoding protealysin inhibitor emfourin, producing MKISARSSGGFAGLSEQYEIDTQAHPAGPGLEAALASSGFFTHQQATGEQLGADIPRWQITVDAPTARRTITFAEDGSAENARWQQLLTQIRASA from the coding sequence ATGAAAATTTCAGCCCGCAGCAGCGGCGGCTTTGCCGGCCTGAGCGAACAGTATGAGATCGATACGCAAGCCCATCCGGCCGGCCCCGGGCTGGAAGCGGCACTGGCCAGCAGCGGCTTTTTCACGCATCAGCAAGCCACGGGGGAACAGCTGGGCGCCGATATCCCCCGCTGGCAGATCACCGTCGACGCGCCCACCGCGCGCCGCACCATCACGTTTGCCGAGGATGGCAGTGCTGAAAATGCACGTTGGCAACAGTTGCTGACGCAAATACGTGCCAGCGCCTGA
- a CDS encoding polysaccharide deacetylase family protein — MMQRLILSGGVPAMLLCASTMLSPAQAAAPTAPVPAASSAPAACKGTIYMTFDTGSQSQAQLIADVLNKRHVKATFFLANEKTTRGDYSLDPSWAPYWKARVAEGHAFGTHTFDHVYWKKDLANGLIQVKPQFGKDGGKLASYTDKQFCEELRRVDTRFQELTGHKLDPFWRAPGGYTSPRTLAAGSACGYQHAGWAPAGYSGDELPSDKYPNAMLLKKALANLRSGDIFISHMGIWSRKDAWAPANLDALISGLQDKGFCFATLREHPAYAQKKGQP; from the coding sequence ATGATGCAGCGTCTTATTCTGAGCGGCGGCGTGCCCGCCATGCTGCTGTGCGCCAGCACGATGCTGTCGCCCGCGCAAGCGGCCGCACCTACCGCACCTGTACCCGCCGCATCTTCAGCCCCGGCCGCCTGCAAGGGCACGATCTACATGACCTTCGACACGGGTAGCCAGTCGCAAGCGCAACTGATCGCCGATGTGCTGAACAAGCGCCATGTGAAGGCAACCTTCTTCCTGGCCAATGAAAAGACCACGCGCGGCGACTATTCGCTCGATCCGTCATGGGCGCCGTACTGGAAAGCCCGGGTCGCCGAAGGCCATGCGTTCGGCACGCATACGTTTGACCACGTGTACTGGAAGAAGGATCTGGCCAACGGCTTGATCCAGGTCAAGCCCCAGTTCGGCAAGGATGGCGGCAAGCTGGCCTCCTACACCGATAAACAGTTCTGCGAGGAATTGCGCCGTGTCGATACGCGCTTCCAGGAACTGACCGGGCACAAGCTCGACCCATTCTGGCGCGCGCCGGGCGGCTACACCTCGCCGCGCACCCTGGCGGCCGGCAGCGCCTGCGGCTACCAGCATGCGGGCTGGGCGCCGGCGGGGTACTCGGGCGATGAGCTGCCCAGCGACAAGTATCCGAACGCCATGCTGCTGAAAAAGGCGCTGGCGAACCTGCGCAGCGGCGACATTTTCATTTCGCACATGGGCATCTGGTCGCGCAAGGATGCGTGGGCGCCCGCCAACCTGGATGCCTTGATTTCCGGCCTGCAAGACAAGGGTTTCTGTTTTGCCACCCTGCGCGAGCATCCCGCCTACGCGCAAAAGAAGGGCCAGCCATGA
- a CDS encoding cytochrome D1 domain-containing protein, which yields MFRSLRRLVFSSLCLVSAISTAQAEVVVVLNSRDATVQLLDQKTYAPLSTFAVGKEPHHLMETPDGKSLIVASSVGNELIFLDPVSGQIQRRISNILDPYQIGFSPDQKWFISNSLRLDRIDLYRYDGKTLTLAKRIPLPKLPSHMAFTADSTMAFITQQGSNQVSAIDLATQTVKWTMPVGPAPAGITMTPDGKHLLVGIMGSDYVEVIDWRTQKTVKRIKAGAGTHNFRALGDKRMTFVSNRVSNTINIIDQQTLENVGTINVPGGPDCMEITPDGKTMWVTLRWIKKVAVIDLTTRKVIKTIPVGRSPHGVYFATHSPRM from the coding sequence ATGTTCCGCAGTCTACGCCGCCTTGTTTTTTCCTCGCTGTGCCTGGTTTCCGCAATATCGACGGCGCAAGCCGAAGTGGTGGTGGTGCTCAATTCCCGTGATGCTACGGTGCAACTGCTGGACCAGAAAACCTATGCTCCCCTGTCCACCTTTGCCGTCGGCAAGGAACCGCATCACCTGATGGAAACGCCGGACGGCAAGTCGCTGATCGTCGCCAGTTCCGTGGGCAATGAGCTGATCTTCCTCGACCCCGTATCGGGCCAGATCCAGCGCCGCATCAGCAATATCCTCGACCCGTACCAGATCGGCTTTTCGCCGGACCAGAAATGGTTCATCTCGAACTCGCTGCGCCTGGACCGCATCGACCTGTACCGCTACGACGGCAAGACCCTGACCCTGGCCAAGCGCATCCCGCTGCCGAAACTGCCCAGCCATATGGCCTTCACGGCCGACAGCACCATGGCTTTCATTACCCAACAGGGCAGCAACCAGGTCAGCGCCATCGACCTGGCCACGCAGACGGTGAAATGGACCATGCCTGTCGGCCCGGCGCCGGCCGGCATCACGATGACGCCCGATGGCAAGCATTTGCTGGTCGGCATCATGGGCAGCGATTACGTGGAAGTGATCGACTGGCGCACGCAAAAGACCGTCAAGCGCATCAAGGCGGGCGCCGGCACGCATAATTTCCGCGCGCTCGGTGACAAGCGCATGACGTTTGTCTCGAACCGCGTGTCGAACACGATCAACATCATCGACCAGCAAACCCTGGAAAACGTGGGCACCATCAATGTGCCCGGTGGACCAGACTGCATGGAAATCACGCCCGATGGCAAGACCATGTGGGTGACCTTGCGCTGGATCAAGAAAGTGGCCGTGATCGATCTGACCACGCGCAAGGTGATCAAGACGATACCGGTGGGCCGCTCGCCCCACGGCGTGTATTTCGCCACCCACTCGCCGCGCATGTGA
- a CDS encoding acyl-CoA-binding protein codes for MSLQEQFEQAQLDSKTLSERPDNMTLLKIYALFKQASSGDATGERPGMTDFVNRAKFDAWAALAGTSKEEAQQQYIDLIEDLKD; via the coding sequence ATGAGTTTACAAGAGCAATTCGAACAAGCGCAGCTCGATTCCAAGACCCTGTCCGAGCGTCCGGACAATATGACCTTGTTGAAAATCTACGCCTTGTTCAAGCAAGCCTCAAGCGGCGACGCCACGGGCGAGCGTCCTGGCATGACCGACTTCGTCAACCGCGCCAAGTTCGACGCCTGGGCGGCCTTGGCCGGCACCTCGAAGGAAGAGGCGCAACAGCAGTACATCGACCTGATCGAAGACTTGAAGGATTAA
- the proV gene encoding glycine betaine/L-proline ABC transporter ATP-binding protein ProV, whose product MAKQIIIDHVFKVFGDKPEEALELVRKGASKQDILAKTDCTIGVFDATFTIEAGEIFVIMGLSGSGKSTLVRMLNRLIEPTAGRILIDGNDINTLPDAQLRALRRKDISMVFQSFALLPQITVLDNTAFGMELAGMPKAERHALAQQALEQVGLDGYGASYPDELSGGMQQRVGLARALACDPSILLMDEAFSALDPIIRTEMQSELLRLQQIKRRTIVFISHDLDEAMRIGDRVAIMKDGHVVQVGTPEEILRKPANDYVRNFVRGVDAAAVFKASDIARKSQIVVSESPSRGSRAALSMLEEQDRAFAYIVNPQRKFLGVVSVDSLRSALDGHVGPLGLAHAYLPDVQTINADEPVAGLFGQVAQLPYAVPVVANDGSFRGAISKTTLLKFLDRDTPAIAEQQQKGQA is encoded by the coding sequence GTGGCAAAACAAATCATTATCGACCATGTGTTCAAAGTGTTCGGCGACAAGCCAGAAGAAGCACTTGAACTCGTCCGCAAGGGCGCCAGCAAGCAGGATATCCTGGCCAAGACCGACTGTACCATCGGCGTCTTCGACGCCACCTTTACCATTGAAGCGGGCGAGATCTTCGTCATCATGGGCCTGTCCGGTTCGGGCAAGTCGACCCTGGTACGCATGCTGAACCGCCTGATCGAGCCGACCGCCGGCCGCATCCTGATCGACGGCAACGACATCAACACCTTGCCGGACGCTCAACTGCGTGCCCTGCGCCGCAAGGACATCAGCATGGTGTTCCAGTCGTTCGCGCTGCTGCCGCAAATTACCGTGCTCGACAACACTGCCTTCGGCATGGAACTGGCCGGCATGCCCAAGGCCGAGCGCCATGCGCTGGCCCAGCAAGCTTTGGAGCAAGTGGGCCTGGACGGCTACGGCGCCAGCTATCCCGACGAATTGTCGGGCGGCATGCAGCAGCGCGTGGGCCTGGCCCGTGCGCTGGCATGCGATCCATCGATTTTGCTGATGGATGAAGCGTTTTCCGCGCTCGATCCGATTATCCGTACGGAAATGCAATCGGAACTGCTGCGCTTGCAGCAAATCAAGCGCCGCACCATCGTCTTCATTTCGCATGACCTCGACGAAGCCATGCGTATCGGCGACCGCGTTGCCATCATGAAAGACGGCCATGTGGTGCAAGTGGGCACGCCGGAAGAAATCTTGCGTAAACCTGCCAACGATTATGTGCGCAACTTCGTGCGCGGCGTCGATGCGGCGGCCGTCTTCAAGGCCAGCGATATTGCCCGCAAGAGCCAGATCGTGGTGTCGGAATCGCCGAGCCGCGGCTCGCGCGCCGCGCTGTCGATGCTGGAAGAGCAGGATCGCGCGTTTGCGTACATTGTCAATCCGCAGCGCAAGTTCCTCGGCGTCGTCTCGGTCGATTCGCTGCGCAGTGCGCTCGACGGCCATGTGGGCCCGCTGGGCCTGGCGCATGCCTATCTGCCTGACGTGCAGACCATCAACGCAGATGAGCCAGTCGCCGGCCTGTTCGGCCAGGTGGCGCAACTGCCTTACGCCGTCCCTGTGGTGGCCAATGACGGCAGCTTCCGCGGCGCCATCAGCAAGACAACCTTGCTGAAGTTCCTCGACCGCGATACGCCAGCCATAGCCGAACAACAACAGAAAGGACAAGCATGA
- the fdxA gene encoding ferredoxin FdxA codes for MTHVVTESCIACRYTDCVDVCPVDCFREGPNFLAIDPDECIDCAVCVAECPVNAIFAEEDVPGDQQAFIKINVDLARNWPSITKTKAALPEAEQYKDVKDKLDMLVR; via the coding sequence ATGACCCACGTTGTCACCGAATCCTGCATCGCCTGTCGCTACACCGACTGCGTCGATGTCTGCCCGGTAGATTGTTTCCGGGAAGGCCCGAACTTCCTGGCGATCGATCCGGACGAATGTATTGACTGCGCCGTCTGCGTGGCAGAGTGCCCGGTGAACGCGATTTTCGCGGAAGAAGACGTGCCGGGCGACCAGCAAGCCTTCATCAAGATCAACGTCGATCTGGCCCGCAACTGGCCTTCGATCACCAAGACGAAGGCTGCCTTGCCGGAAGCCGAGCAATACAAGGACGTCAAGGACAAGCTCGACATGCTGGTGCGCTAA
- a CDS encoding polyhydroxyalkanoic acid system family protein, whose amino-acid sequence MADINIVQQHKLTAAKAREAAQQVADKLAQEYDLACAWDGDVLRFERSGVDGSLTLEKEQAQLQIKLGFMLSAFASTIEGKIAEKMRKVFTESV is encoded by the coding sequence ATGGCGGATATAAATATAGTTCAGCAACATAAGCTGACAGCAGCAAAGGCGCGCGAAGCGGCGCAGCAAGTGGCCGACAAGCTGGCCCAGGAATATGACCTGGCGTGTGCCTGGGATGGCGATGTGCTGCGCTTCGAGCGCAGCGGCGTCGATGGTTCGCTGACCCTGGAAAAAGAGCAGGCGCAACTGCAAATCAAGCTGGGCTTCATGCTCAGCGCCTTTGCTTCCACCATCGAAGGCAAGATTGCCGAGAAGATGCGCAAGGTGTTCACTGAATCAGTTTGA
- the proX gene encoding glycine betaine/L-proline ABC transporter substrate-binding protein ProX yields MHQIDNFKVTQKSQRKFQLFSALAIAALALTTSLAMAQTPAVTADALPGKGVKVQPLQSSIAEETFQTMLVDKALEKLGYEVQPIKEVEYPTAHIAIANGDATFMAVHWDPMHKDFYNNAGGDAKLLRTGHYAGPAAQGYLIDKATAEKYNITNIDQLRDPTLAKLFDHDGDGKADLTGCNPGWGCEALIETHMDAYKLRKTVTHVQGSYAALIADTLGRYKRGEPILYYTWTPYWVSGVLVPGKDVVWLKVPFSANPDKVNTRLDDGSDYGFAVNTARIVSNKAWAEKNPAAAKLFEVMQLPVADINAQNERMRRGESTQADIARHTAGWIKYHQQTFDGWIAQALAAAKK; encoded by the coding sequence ATGCATCAAATTGACAATTTTAAAGTGACGCAAAAATCGCAACGCAAGTTCCAGCTGTTTTCCGCCCTGGCGATCGCCGCCCTGGCCCTGACCACCAGCCTGGCCATGGCGCAAACGCCGGCCGTGACAGCCGATGCGCTGCCCGGCAAGGGCGTCAAGGTACAGCCGCTGCAAAGCTCGATCGCGGAAGAAACCTTCCAGACCATGCTGGTCGACAAGGCCCTGGAAAAGCTCGGCTACGAAGTGCAGCCGATCAAGGAAGTGGAGTACCCGACCGCGCATATCGCCATCGCCAACGGCGACGCCACCTTCATGGCCGTGCACTGGGACCCGATGCACAAGGATTTCTATAACAATGCGGGCGGCGACGCCAAGCTGTTGCGCACGGGCCACTACGCCGGCCCGGCCGCGCAAGGTTATCTGATCGACAAGGCAACTGCGGAAAAGTACAACATCACGAATATCGACCAGTTGCGCGACCCGACGCTGGCCAAGCTGTTCGACCACGATGGCGATGGCAAGGCTGACTTGACGGGTTGCAATCCGGGCTGGGGCTGCGAAGCGCTGATCGAGACGCACATGGATGCGTACAAATTGCGCAAGACGGTGACGCACGTGCAGGGCAGCTATGCGGCCCTGATCGCCGACACCCTGGGCCGCTACAAGCGTGGCGAACCGATCCTGTACTACACGTGGACGCCGTACTGGGTCAGTGGCGTGCTGGTGCCGGGCAAGGATGTGGTCTGGCTGAAAGTGCCATTCTCGGCCAATCCGGACAAGGTGAATACCCGCCTCGACGATGGCAGCGATTACGGTTTTGCCGTCAACACGGCGCGCATCGTGTCCAACAAGGCGTGGGCGGAGAAAAATCCGGCCGCGGCCAAGCTGTTCGAGGTGATGCAACTGCCCGTGGCCGATATCAATGCGCAGAACGAGCGCATGCGCCGCGGCGAAAGCACGCAAGCCGATATCGCGCGTCATACGGCCGGCTGGATCAAGTACCACCAGCAAACGTTTGACGGCTGGATCGCGCAAGCGCTGGCGGCAGCGAAAAAGTAA
- a CDS encoding EI24 domain-containing protein produces MRNVLNSYGRAFLSQLHGKILLLSVAPFILSLILWGALLYVGLQPLIDSLHALFTQYDFFRTSGQVLATFGLGMLKAVIVPLIAMFMLLPLMILTALIFMGLFAMPAIGRHIGGRHFPQLEKKHGGSLLGSVGTSLATFLLFIVVWVLMLPLYAFPPAALVGQAVLWGWLTYRVMAYDAMADYASVEERHVIMRTQRWPLLAIGMVSGAAGAVPGLLWMGGAMSVVFFPFLAAFAIWLYVLIFIFTGLWFQYYCLEALSRLRGVRGMTDVAPADA; encoded by the coding sequence ATGCGTAATGTGTTGAATTCGTATGGCCGTGCTTTCCTGTCGCAATTGCACGGCAAGATACTGCTGTTGAGCGTCGCGCCGTTCATCCTGTCGCTGATCCTGTGGGGCGCCCTGCTGTATGTGGGCTTGCAGCCGCTGATCGACAGCCTGCATGCGCTGTTCACGCAGTATGATTTCTTCCGCACCAGCGGGCAGGTGCTGGCCACCTTCGGCCTGGGCATGCTGAAAGCCGTCATCGTGCCGCTGATCGCCATGTTCATGCTGTTGCCGCTGATGATATTGACGGCGCTCATTTTCATGGGCCTGTTCGCCATGCCGGCCATCGGCCGCCACATCGGCGGGCGGCACTTTCCGCAGCTGGAAAAGAAGCATGGCGGCAGCCTGCTCGGCAGCGTCGGCACTTCCCTGGCTACCTTTTTGCTGTTCATCGTCGTCTGGGTGCTCATGCTGCCGCTGTACGCGTTTCCGCCCGCCGCCCTGGTGGGGCAAGCGGTGCTGTGGGGCTGGCTGACCTACCGCGTGATGGCGTATGACGCCATGGCCGACTATGCCAGCGTGGAAGAGCGCCACGTCATCATGCGCACGCAGCGCTGGCCCCTGCTGGCCATCGGCATGGTCTCCGGCGCGGCCGGTGCCGTGCCGGGTCTGCTGTGGATGGGCGGCGCGATGTCCGTCGTCTTTTTCCCCTTCCTGGCGGCGTTCGCCATCTGGCTGTATGTACTGATCTTTATTTTTACGGGTCTGTGGTTCCAGTATTACTGCCTGGAAGCGTTGTCGCGTTTGCGGGGCGTACGCGGCATGACCGACGTGGCGCCGGCGGACGCCTGA
- the proW gene encoding glycine betaine/L-proline ABC transporter permease ProW has product MNPSTVSTVEPVVEQAAHINPWALTPPTDASTAWLDAAAPAVQPEHASGFHMTQLFDGSLPLESWINQGLGWVVAHFRPFFQAVRAPIDSVLSGVEGVLLAAPSLTVIAIIGLLAWQFTSRTLAIGTVLALLLVSMLGIWPEAMTTLSLVLTSLAFCLAIGLPLGIFLASSDRAQNILRPLLDAMQTTPAFVYLVPVVMLFGIGNAPGVIVTIIFALPPLVRLTNLGIRQVRPDLIEAARAYGASPWQLLTRVQFPLAMPSIMAGINQSLMLSLSMVVIASMIAVGGLGQMVLRGIGRLDMGLATVGGLGIVLLAITLDRLTQAMGQPRRGVRHWYQTGPAGFVLRLVRGNAKKNNVEQQATLANAQ; this is encoded by the coding sequence ATGAACCCAAGCACCGTTTCCACCGTAGAACCTGTTGTTGAGCAGGCCGCCCACATCAATCCCTGGGCGCTGACGCCGCCCACCGACGCCAGCACCGCGTGGCTCGATGCCGCCGCGCCTGCCGTGCAGCCGGAACATGCGTCCGGCTTTCACATGACACAGCTTTTCGACGGCTCGCTGCCGCTGGAAAGCTGGATTAACCAGGGCCTGGGCTGGGTCGTGGCGCATTTCCGCCCCTTCTTCCAGGCCGTGCGCGCGCCGATCGACAGCGTATTGTCCGGCGTGGAAGGCGTGCTGCTGGCCGCTCCGTCGCTGACGGTGATCGCCATCATCGGTTTGCTGGCATGGCAATTTACCAGCCGCACGCTGGCCATCGGTACCGTGCTGGCGCTGTTGCTCGTGTCGATGCTGGGCATCTGGCCAGAAGCCATGACGACCTTGTCGCTGGTGTTGACGTCGCTGGCGTTCTGTCTGGCCATCGGCTTGCCGTTGGGCATTTTCCTTGCCAGCAGCGACCGCGCACAGAATATCCTGCGCCCCTTGCTGGACGCCATGCAGACCACGCCCGCCTTTGTTTACCTGGTGCCGGTGGTGATGCTGTTTGGTATCGGTAATGCGCCAGGCGTGATCGTGACGATCATCTTTGCCCTGCCGCCGCTGGTGCGTTTGACCAACCTGGGTATTCGCCAGGTGCGTCCGGACTTGATCGAAGCGGCCCGTGCATATGGCGCTTCGCCGTGGCAGTTGCTGACCCGCGTGCAGTTTCCGCTGGCCATGCCGTCCATCATGGCCGGTATCAACCAGTCGCTGATGCTGTCGCTGTCGATGGTCGTGATCGCCTCGATGATCGCCGTCGGTGGTCTGGGTCAGATGGTGTTGCGCGGTATTGGCCGCCTGGACATGGGTCTGGCAACCGTGGGTGGCCTGGGCATCGTGCTGCTGGCCATCACCCTCGACCGGTTGACGCAAGCGATGGGTCAGCCGCGCCGTGGCGTGCGCCACTGGTATCAGACGGGTCCAGCCGGTTTCGTGCTGCGCCTGGTGCGCGGCAATGCGAAGAAAAATAATGTTGAGCAGCAAGCAACGCTGGCCAACGCACAATAA